A single genomic interval of Nonomuraea rubra harbors:
- a CDS encoding zinc-binding dehydrogenase translates to MMTSNVLSIDEPGEVCLVEEKLPDVPEGGFLVETVYSGVSAGTELTYVKGTNPYLTSTWDPALGLFLEGSPSVSYPVRGIGYMQVGRVAETRTRAVSEGALVAMCYGHRTAYVADPMTDRFVELPGDLDPILGIYVAHMGPICANGLLHAAHDLHGPAVRDLGDGVRGRRVVVVGAGVVGLLTALFAVSGGAAEVVVVDETPARLEIAAALGASVLATGDDPAVVLKRRWRHAPNDRGADVVFQCRGRPRALALGLRLLRPQGTLVDLAFYTDGADEVRLGEEFHHNGLTLRCAQIGRVPRGLAHAWDRERLSHETIALLRRHGGPLREHVITDVVGFSDAPRLLTGLAARRLQTVQAVLRDDVQDEGG, encoded by the coding sequence ATGATGACCAGTAACGTTCTCAGCATCGACGAGCCGGGCGAGGTCTGCCTGGTCGAGGAGAAGCTGCCCGACGTGCCCGAGGGCGGCTTCCTGGTGGAGACCGTCTACAGCGGGGTCTCGGCCGGCACCGAGCTGACCTACGTCAAGGGCACCAACCCCTACCTCACCTCGACGTGGGACCCGGCGCTCGGGCTGTTCCTGGAGGGCTCGCCGTCGGTGTCGTACCCGGTGCGCGGCATCGGGTACATGCAGGTCGGCAGGGTGGCCGAGACGCGGACGCGGGCCGTGAGCGAGGGCGCGCTGGTCGCGATGTGCTACGGGCACCGCACGGCGTACGTGGCCGACCCGATGACGGACCGGTTCGTGGAGCTGCCGGGCGACCTCGACCCCATCCTCGGCATCTACGTCGCCCACATGGGCCCCATCTGCGCCAACGGCCTGCTGCACGCGGCGCACGACCTGCACGGCCCGGCCGTGCGCGACCTCGGCGACGGCGTGCGCGGGCGGCGCGTCGTGGTGGTGGGCGCGGGCGTGGTCGGGCTGCTGACGGCCCTGTTCGCCGTCTCGGGCGGCGCGGCCGAGGTCGTGGTCGTGGACGAGACCCCGGCCAGGCTGGAGATCGCCGCGGCGCTCGGCGCGAGCGTGCTGGCCACCGGCGACGACCCCGCCGTCGTGCTCAAGCGCCGCTGGCGGCACGCCCCGAACGACCGCGGCGCGGACGTGGTCTTCCAGTGCCGCGGCCGGCCCAGGGCGCTGGCGCTCGGGCTACGGCTCCTGCGCCCCCAGGGCACGCTGGTTGACCTGGCCTTCTACACCGACGGCGCCGACGAGGTACGCCTCGGCGAGGAGTTCCACCACAACGGGCTGACCCTGCGCTGCGCCCAGATCGGCCGGGTGCCGCGCGGCCTGGCCCACGCCTGGGACAGGGAGCGGCTCTCGCACGAGACCATCGCCCTGCTCAGGCGGCACGGCGGCCCGCTACGCGAGCACGTGATCACTGATGTCGTCGGCTTTTCTGATGCGCCCCGACTCCTGACCGGACTCGCGGCGCGACGGCTTCAGACCGTTCAGGCTGTGCTCCGCGACGATGTCCAGGACGAGGGCGGCTGA
- a CDS encoding sugar phosphate isomerase/epimerase family protein: MKLAVQEQLLPGRSLQEKFAFALDAGFDAIELRGKGDFHFAGRLTELKRALADGVEMPTVCVDMPHFIGDFDPAKRKDAIQQLRSQLTVIAELGGIGVMTPASWGQFSRRLPPFEPPRSPEEDREVLAEALGILGEHAHRNGVLIMLEPLNRYENHMVNTLAEAVSYCAMDSIRVVGDTYHMNIEEDDPCRALIDAAPYLAHMQISESNRNQPGTGHLDWGAQLATLDAVGYDGYLALECRLRGEPEIVLPQTAAFVRKYL, encoded by the coding sequence GTGAAGCTCGCCGTACAGGAGCAGCTTCTGCCCGGTCGCTCGCTGCAGGAGAAGTTCGCGTTCGCCCTCGATGCCGGCTTCGACGCCATCGAGCTGCGCGGCAAGGGCGACTTCCACTTCGCGGGCCGCCTGACGGAGCTCAAGCGGGCACTGGCCGACGGCGTGGAGATGCCGACGGTGTGCGTGGACATGCCGCACTTCATCGGCGACTTCGACCCCGCCAAGCGCAAGGACGCCATCCAGCAGCTCCGCTCCCAGCTCACGGTCATCGCCGAGCTGGGCGGGATCGGCGTCATGACGCCCGCGTCCTGGGGGCAGTTCTCCCGCCGCCTGCCGCCGTTCGAGCCGCCGCGCAGCCCCGAGGAGGACCGCGAGGTGCTGGCCGAGGCGCTGGGCATCCTCGGCGAGCACGCGCACCGCAACGGCGTGCTGATCATGCTGGAGCCGCTCAACCGGTACGAGAACCACATGGTCAACACGCTGGCCGAGGCCGTCTCGTACTGCGCCATGGACTCCATCAGGGTCGTCGGCGACACCTACCACATGAACATCGAGGAGGACGACCCCTGCCGCGCGCTGATCGACGCGGCCCCGTACCTCGCGCACATGCAGATCAGCGAGTCGAACAGGAACCAGCCGGGCACCGGGCACCTCGACTGGGGCGCGCAGCTCGCCACGCTCGACGCCGTCGGCTACGACGGTTACCTCGCCCTGGAGTGCCGGCTCCGCGGCGAGCCCGAGATCGTTCTCCCCCAAACCGCAGCATTCGTGAGGAAGTATCTATGA
- a CDS encoding zinc-binding dehydrogenase, with product MRVITFEEPGHVRVSLESPAELEPGTVRVRTLYSGVSAGTELTAYRGTNPYLTRKWDLERRLFVEGQTHAYPLSGWGYQEVGEVVEAAPDVADPPVGSLVWGIWGHRAEAVLPAEKLVGHVLPPGADPLTGVFARVGAIALNAVHAADVHLGDQIAIFGQGVIGLLATRLAVLSGARVVAADAIPDRLELARKFGAAETFDVASGSVAEFMRKRVVGADTVIELSGSHLGLHEAIRTVRKGGRVVAAGFYQGDGIGLRLGEEFHHNQVQLVSSQIGGVASWLAHRWDVERLQLTFMELVHRGEVDARELVSHVMPVDQAAEAFDLLDKHQSEVLQLVFQFEE from the coding sequence ATGCGCGTCATCACCTTCGAAGAGCCAGGCCATGTCCGCGTCAGCCTGGAGTCGCCCGCCGAGCTCGAGCCGGGCACAGTGCGAGTTCGCACTCTCTATTCAGGAGTCTCAGCGGGCACCGAACTGACCGCCTACCGCGGCACCAACCCGTATCTCACTCGCAAGTGGGACCTCGAGCGCCGGCTCTTCGTCGAGGGCCAGACGCATGCCTACCCACTCAGTGGCTGGGGCTACCAGGAAGTCGGCGAGGTGGTGGAGGCCGCGCCCGATGTGGCCGACCCGCCGGTCGGCAGTCTGGTGTGGGGCATCTGGGGCCACCGCGCCGAGGCCGTCCTCCCGGCCGAGAAGCTCGTCGGCCACGTCCTGCCGCCCGGCGCCGACCCCCTGACCGGCGTCTTCGCCCGCGTGGGCGCCATCGCGCTGAACGCCGTGCACGCCGCCGACGTGCACCTGGGCGACCAGATCGCGATCTTCGGCCAGGGCGTCATCGGGCTGCTCGCCACCCGGCTGGCCGTGCTCAGCGGCGCCCGCGTGGTCGCCGCCGACGCCATCCCCGACCGGCTGGAGCTGGCCAGGAAGTTCGGCGCGGCCGAGACGTTCGACGTGGCCTCCGGGTCGGTCGCCGAGTTCATGCGCAAGCGCGTCGTGGGCGCCGACACCGTCATCGAGCTCAGCGGCAGCCACCTCGGCCTGCACGAGGCGATCAGGACCGTCCGCAAGGGCGGCCGCGTCGTGGCCGCCGGGTTCTACCAGGGCGACGGCATCGGGCTGCGGCTCGGCGAGGAGTTCCACCACAACCAGGTCCAGCTCGTCTCCTCGCAGATCGGCGGCGTCGCCTCGTGGCTGGCGCACCGGTGGGACGTCGAGCGGCTGCAGCTCACGTTCATGGAGCTCGTGCACCGCGGAGAGGTCGACGCCCGCGAGCTCGTCAGCCACGTCATGCCCGTGGACCAGGCCGCCGAGGCCTTCGACCTGCTCGACAAGCACCAGTCCGAGGTGCTCCAGCTCGTCTTCCAATTTGAGGAGTAA
- a CDS encoding sugar phosphate isomerase/epimerase family protein, with the protein MKLGFLTACLPESDLTDIARWAATQGFEALEVAGWPDPDDRNHIRVDRFDDVERERVRRIFAETGLTLSSIAYYENNLHPTTGKEVNAHVRRCIEAAAALGCPTVGTFVGRDPGLPVRENLARATDVFGPLVEYARQHGVEIVIENCVMKSWHPDGYPGNLAYSPELWEWMFSLGLKLNYDPSHLVALGIDPVEALTPYLDGIAHVQAKDTQFLPGKINHYGFYGPISGEKGWYRFRVPGLGQIDWTRVIDALYEGGYDGVVSVEHEDAVWSGSTERVQTGLGIAYRTLRSLVHG; encoded by the coding sequence ATGAAATTGGGGTTTCTGACAGCGTGTCTTCCGGAAAGCGACCTTACCGACATTGCTCGCTGGGCCGCTACCCAGGGCTTCGAGGCCCTGGAAGTGGCCGGCTGGCCGGATCCGGATGACCGAAATCACATCAGAGTGGATCGTTTCGACGACGTCGAACGCGAACGAGTCCGGCGAATCTTCGCGGAGACCGGGCTGACGCTTTCCTCGATCGCCTACTACGAGAACAATCTCCACCCTACGACAGGGAAGGAAGTGAACGCGCACGTCAGACGGTGTATCGAGGCCGCCGCGGCACTGGGCTGCCCGACGGTCGGCACGTTCGTGGGCCGCGATCCGGGGCTGCCGGTCCGGGAGAACCTGGCCCGGGCGACCGACGTCTTCGGCCCTCTCGTCGAGTACGCCCGGCAGCACGGCGTCGAGATCGTCATCGAGAACTGCGTGATGAAAAGCTGGCATCCCGATGGATATCCCGGCAATTTGGCCTACTCGCCCGAACTATGGGAATGGATGTTCTCATTGGGCCTCAAGCTCAACTACGACCCGTCCCATCTGGTGGCGCTCGGGATCGATCCGGTCGAGGCGCTGACCCCGTACCTGGACGGCATCGCGCACGTCCAGGCGAAGGACACGCAGTTCCTTCCCGGAAAGATCAACCACTACGGCTTTTACGGCCCGATAAGCGGAGAAAAGGGGTGGTACCGCTTCCGCGTGCCGGGGCTGGGGCAGATCGACTGGACCCGCGTGATCGACGCGCTCTACGAGGGCGGTTACGACGGCGTGGTCTCCGTCGAACACGAGGACGCCGTCTGGAGCGGAAGCACGGAGAGGGTACAGACCGGTCTCGGTATCGCCTACCGCACGTTGCGGTCTCTTGTCCACGGGTAA
- a CDS encoding ABC transporter substrate-binding protein — protein sequence MPTKVTAVLSVALLTAASLTACGDGGGEQPSNEITVWTEENLEDRMAVQNTIVAEFTQKTGIKVKLVGVAEDQFSQTLTAAAAADDLPDVIGALPLASIREMEANELLDTETPGRIVDQLGRDTFSPRALELDTSGGKLLAVPSDGWAQLILYRKDLFEKAGLQPPDTYEALRAAAEKLNTGGVAGITLAIAPKDSFTAQSFEHIAQANGCQLVDNSGNVALDSPQCARAFEFYADLAKNYSVKGKQDVDSTRATYFSGKAAMMIWSSFILDEMAGLRKDALPSCQECREDPEWLAKNTGVVTALKGPDGSAPAQYGEIVSWAITRDAATDPASTFVSYMMNEGYERWIGMAPEGKFPTRRGFEDRWNKLPAGVDSKKPLADVYPADVLEALRKSPDTFARWGIPQGQGKLVGATMGELPVPKALSAVADGSLTPQAAAAQAKADVESIKRGIRQ from the coding sequence ATGCCGACGAAGGTAACCGCCGTCCTCTCTGTCGCCCTGCTCACCGCCGCCTCCCTGACGGCCTGCGGGGACGGCGGTGGCGAGCAGCCGTCGAACGAGATCACCGTCTGGACCGAGGAGAACCTCGAGGACCGGATGGCGGTGCAGAACACGATCGTCGCCGAGTTCACCCAGAAGACCGGGATCAAGGTGAAGCTGGTCGGCGTCGCCGAGGACCAGTTCAGCCAGACCCTCACCGCGGCCGCGGCGGCCGACGACCTGCCCGACGTCATCGGGGCCCTGCCGCTGGCCTCCATCCGCGAGATGGAGGCCAACGAGCTGCTCGACACCGAGACGCCCGGCAGGATCGTCGACCAGCTCGGCCGCGACACGTTCTCGCCGCGCGCGCTGGAGCTCGACACCTCCGGCGGGAAGCTGCTGGCGGTGCCGAGCGACGGGTGGGCGCAGCTCATCCTGTACCGCAAGGACCTGTTCGAGAAGGCGGGGCTGCAGCCGCCGGACACGTACGAGGCGCTGCGGGCGGCGGCCGAGAAGCTGAACACGGGCGGGGTCGCGGGCATCACGCTGGCGATCGCGCCGAAGGACTCGTTCACCGCGCAGAGCTTCGAGCACATCGCGCAGGCGAACGGGTGCCAGCTCGTCGACAATTCCGGAAATGTCGCCCTGGACTCGCCGCAGTGCGCGCGGGCCTTCGAGTTCTACGCCGACCTGGCGAAGAACTACTCGGTCAAGGGCAAGCAGGACGTCGACTCGACCAGGGCCACCTACTTCTCGGGCAAGGCGGCCATGATGATCTGGTCGTCGTTCATCCTCGACGAGATGGCCGGGCTGCGCAAGGACGCGCTGCCGAGCTGCCAGGAGTGCCGCGAGGACCCCGAGTGGCTGGCGAAGAACACCGGCGTGGTCACGGCGCTGAAGGGGCCCGACGGGAGCGCACCCGCACAGTACGGCGAGATCGTCTCCTGGGCGATCACCCGCGACGCCGCCACCGACCCGGCGAGCACGTTCGTCTCCTACATGATGAACGAGGGGTACGAGCGCTGGATCGGGATGGCGCCCGAGGGCAAGTTCCCCACCCGCAGGGGCTTCGAGGACAGGTGGAACAAGCTGCCCGCCGGCGTCGACTCCAAGAAGCCGCTGGCCGACGTCTACCCGGCCGACGTGCTGGAGGCGCTGCGCAAGAGCCCTGACACCTTCGCCCGGTGGGGTATCCCGCAGGGCCAGGGCAAGCTGGTCGGCGCCACGATGGGCGAGCTGCCCGTGCCCAAGGCGCTGAGCGCGGTCGCCGACGGCTCGCTGACCCCGCAGGCCGCCGCGGCCCAGGCCAAGGCGGACGTGGAGTCGATCAAGCGCGGGATCCGGCAGTGA
- a CDS encoding carbohydrate ABC transporter permease, with protein sequence MTATARRPQAPQHRRPPRRGRTLREQEGRAGLALISPTLIITLVVVVLPLLWAIMLAFQDARLINIRRVGVFGHYTLENFTYVMSEPGFWSSLVNTLVYTVAGTALSIAIGLVTALALRDRFRGRTLVRASILIPYVAPVVAVAFLWETMLNPQYGIVNTWLSEPIAFLTQARGEFLGLQVPVALLTVIAFEAWRYFPFAFLFILARLQALPAELDEAAVVDGATPTQRFRYVIMPQLWRIIALLSVLRFVFTFTKFDDVYLLTGGGAGTEVVSVRVYNFLTSRDDIGASAAQAIVLAVFLVVFLVIYLRFFAGGERDDQR encoded by the coding sequence GTGACGGCGACCGCGCGCAGGCCGCAGGCGCCGCAACACCGCAGGCCCCCGCGGCGCGGGCGGACGCTGCGCGAGCAGGAGGGCCGCGCCGGGCTGGCCCTCATCTCCCCCACGCTGATCATCACGCTGGTCGTGGTGGTGCTGCCGCTGCTGTGGGCGATCATGCTGGCGTTCCAGGACGCGCGGCTGATCAACATCCGGCGCGTGGGCGTCTTCGGGCACTACACGCTGGAGAACTTCACCTACGTCATGTCCGAGCCCGGCTTCTGGTCGTCCCTGGTCAACACGCTCGTCTACACCGTCGCGGGCACGGCGCTGTCGATCGCGATCGGGCTGGTCACGGCGCTGGCGCTGCGTGACAGGTTCAGGGGCAGGACCCTGGTGCGGGCCTCGATCCTGATCCCGTACGTGGCTCCGGTGGTGGCCGTGGCGTTCCTGTGGGAGACGATGCTCAACCCGCAGTACGGCATCGTCAACACCTGGCTGAGCGAGCCGATCGCGTTCCTCACCCAGGCCAGGGGCGAGTTCCTGGGCCTCCAGGTGCCGGTGGCGCTGCTCACGGTGATCGCGTTCGAGGCGTGGCGGTACTTCCCGTTCGCCTTCCTGTTCATCCTGGCCCGCCTGCAGGCGCTGCCCGCCGAGCTGGACGAGGCCGCGGTGGTCGACGGCGCCACGCCCACCCAGCGCTTCCGGTACGTGATCATGCCGCAGCTGTGGCGGATCATCGCGCTGCTGTCGGTGCTGCGGTTCGTGTTCACCTTCACCAAGTTCGACGACGTCTACCTGCTGACCGGCGGCGGGGCCGGCACCGAGGTCGTCAGCGTGCGCGTCTACAACTTCCTGACCTCGCGCGACGACATCGGCGCCTCCGCGGCGCAGGCCATCGTGCTGGCCGTCTTCCTGGTGGTCTTCCTGGTCATCTACCTGAGGTTCTTCGCGGGAGGTGAGCGCGATGACCAGAGATAG
- a CDS encoding carbohydrate ABC transporter permease, giving the protein MTRDRFERGLLRVLRPLVIAFLFLITAFPFFYMVMLSVRDIQELILEPGSLWPRSFTLDTYVNVLTRQGFLTFLGNSAIIAVSSVAVTLLISIPGAYAVARLRFFGRRQVHFLFLAVYLFPAIVLAIPLFVLFTMIGLRGSLIGLILVYIAQTVPVTVYMLRNYFETVPQSVEEAAAIDGCTRLSTIWRVVLPLSKPALMATGLYAFMIAWNEFLFALLFLVERRESWTVSLGLSQLAGSIEIPTTVLMAGSVVLTLPIVIVFFASERLLTEGLTAGAEKG; this is encoded by the coding sequence ATGACCAGAGATAGGTTCGAGCGGGGCCTGCTCAGGGTGCTCAGGCCGCTGGTGATCGCCTTCCTCTTCCTGATCACCGCGTTCCCGTTCTTCTACATGGTGATGTTGTCGGTACGCGACATCCAGGAGCTCATCCTGGAGCCGGGCTCGCTCTGGCCGCGCAGCTTCACCCTGGACACCTACGTGAACGTGCTGACCCGGCAGGGCTTCCTGACCTTCCTCGGCAACAGCGCGATCATCGCGGTCTCCTCGGTGGCGGTCACGCTGCTGATCTCGATCCCGGGCGCGTACGCGGTGGCGCGGCTGCGCTTCTTCGGCCGCCGCCAGGTGCACTTCCTCTTCCTCGCGGTGTACCTGTTCCCGGCGATCGTGCTGGCCATCCCGCTGTTCGTGCTCTTCACCATGATCGGGCTGCGGGGGTCCCTGATCGGACTGATCCTCGTGTATATCGCGCAAACGGTGCCTGTCACGGTATACATGCTCCGCAACTACTTCGAGACCGTGCCGCAGAGCGTGGAGGAAGCGGCGGCGATCGACGGGTGCACGAGGTTGTCGACCATCTGGCGCGTGGTGCTGCCGCTGTCCAAGCCCGCGCTGATGGCCACCGGCCTCTACGCGTTCATGATCGCCTGGAACGAGTTCCTGTTCGCCCTGCTCTTCCTGGTGGAGAGAAGGGAGAGCTGGACGGTGTCCCTGGGGCTCTCTCAGCTCGCGGGGAGCATAGAGATCCCGACGACGGTCCTGATGGCAGGATCGGTGGTGCTCACGCTGCCCATCGTGATCGTGTTCTTCGCCAGCGAGCGCCTGCTGACGGAGGGCCTCACCGCAGGAGCGGAGAAGGGATAG
- a CDS encoding ROK family transcriptional regulator, with translation MLTAGQILQLIRDGSCRTRKELIEFTGLSRSTITDRVDRLIDAGYIHESGVGTSGGGRPPSVLDVDATRRLMLVADLGATHARVALTDLAARPMAEEHTEMRIELGPDAVLSWVREAFQRMLDRVGRPTGEVCGIGLDLPGSVDHTTGRVIRSFLMPGWDDHPVREAIGSTFDVPILVENDANAMALGEWWSFWRDTDSLVLIKVSTGIGTGIILDGQIYRGVEEAAGNIGHVRLRETDDRVCTCGSRGCVASLASGHAVATDLDVSSSRDVVRLVQAGDPGAIARVQEAGRTLGVVLATAVSLLNPGVLVLAGDMAETREHYLTGIREIVYRRSLPYTTRNLEIVTSSLGDRAGIVGMAVIVMEHVLSPASVDAALAERPGSSAEGAVS, from the coding sequence ATGCTGACGGCAGGGCAGATCCTCCAGCTCATCCGCGATGGCTCCTGCCGGACGCGCAAGGAACTGATCGAGTTCACCGGCCTGTCCCGGTCGACGATCACCGACCGGGTCGACCGGCTCATCGACGCCGGCTACATCCACGAGTCCGGCGTCGGCACCTCGGGGGGCGGGCGGCCGCCCTCGGTGCTGGACGTGGACGCCACCAGGCGCCTGATGCTGGTGGCCGACCTGGGCGCCACCCACGCCAGGGTGGCGCTCACCGACCTGGCCGCCCGCCCCATGGCCGAGGAACACACCGAGATGCGCATCGAGCTCGGCCCCGACGCCGTGCTGTCGTGGGTGCGCGAGGCGTTCCAGCGCATGCTCGACAGGGTGGGGCGGCCGACCGGCGAGGTGTGCGGGATCGGCCTCGACCTGCCCGGCTCGGTCGACCACACCACCGGGCGGGTGATCAGGTCGTTCCTGATGCCGGGATGGGACGACCACCCGGTGCGCGAGGCGATCGGCTCCACCTTCGACGTGCCGATCCTCGTGGAGAACGACGCCAACGCGATGGCGCTGGGCGAGTGGTGGTCGTTCTGGCGCGACACCGACTCGCTGGTCCTCATCAAGGTGTCCACCGGCATCGGGACCGGCATCATCCTCGACGGGCAGATCTACCGCGGCGTCGAGGAGGCCGCGGGCAACATCGGGCACGTACGGCTGCGCGAGACCGACGACCGGGTCTGCACCTGCGGCTCGCGCGGCTGCGTGGCCTCGCTGGCCAGCGGCCACGCCGTGGCCACCGACCTGGACGTGTCCTCCAGCCGCGACGTGGTCCGGCTCGTGCAGGCCGGCGACCCCGGGGCCATCGCCCGCGTCCAGGAGGCCGGGCGCACGCTCGGCGTGGTGCTGGCCACGGCCGTCAGCCTGCTCAACCCGGGCGTGCTGGTGCTGGCCGGGGACATGGCCGAGACCAGGGAGCACTACCTGACGGGCATCAGGGAGATCGTCTACCGGCGCAGCCTGCCGTACACGACGCGGAACCTGGAGATCGTGACGAGCTCGCTGGGCGACCGGGCGGGGATCGTCGGGATGGCGGTGATCGTCATGGAGCACGTGCTCTCCCCCGCCTCCGTGGACGCCGCCCTGGCCGAGAGGCCGGGCTCGTCGGCCGAGGGCGCCGTCAGCTGA
- a CDS encoding helical backbone metal receptor, protein MDDDTGAAVRIPVTVRRIVSLVPSLTESVAATLPGALVGATDWCSHPAGLDVARVRGTKNPDLDAIRRLAPDVVLANAEENRPPDLEALREAGVAVWVTRIETVEEAFASLERMFAVACRTEPPGWLARARQAWRVPFDGPRRTAIVPIWRRPWMVVGRDTFTGDVLRRLGVDNLYAGHPERYPRIPLPELVERRPDLVVLPDEPYAFSETDGPESFPGLRCVPVSGRLLTWYGPSLVEAPALLRAALS, encoded by the coding sequence GTGGACGATGACACCGGCGCGGCCGTGCGGATCCCCGTGACCGTGCGGCGGATCGTCTCCCTCGTGCCCTCGCTGACCGAGTCGGTGGCGGCGACCCTGCCGGGCGCGCTGGTCGGGGCGACCGACTGGTGCTCGCACCCGGCCGGCCTCGACGTGGCCAGGGTCAGGGGCACCAAGAACCCCGACCTCGACGCCATCAGGCGGCTCGCCCCCGACGTGGTGCTCGCCAACGCCGAGGAGAACCGGCCGCCCGACCTGGAGGCGCTGCGCGAGGCGGGCGTGGCGGTGTGGGTGACGCGGATCGAGACGGTGGAGGAGGCGTTCGCGTCGCTGGAGCGCATGTTCGCCGTCGCGTGCCGTACGGAGCCGCCCGGGTGGCTGGCCCGGGCGAGGCAGGCGTGGCGGGTGCCGTTCGACGGCCCGAGGCGTACGGCGATCGTGCCGATCTGGCGCCGGCCGTGGATGGTGGTGGGGCGCGACACGTTCACCGGCGACGTGCTCAGGCGCCTCGGCGTGGACAACCTGTACGCCGGCCACCCCGAGCGCTACCCCAGGATCCCGCTGCCCGAGCTGGTGGAACGGCGGCCCGACCTCGTGGTCCTGCCCGACGAGCCCTACGCGTTCAGCGAGACCGACGGCCCGGAGTCGTTCCCCGGCCTGAGGTGCGTGCCGGTCAGCGGCCGGCTGCTCACCTGGTACGGCCCCTCGCTCGTCGAGGCCCCCGCCCTGCTGCGCGCCGCCCTCAGCTGA
- a CDS encoding SAM-dependent methyltransferase has protein sequence MPTCCGRSTSTGPWACCCRRSCTTSRTATGPRRSSRRCATRWPPAATWSCPHGTSDARAEVVERATEVYRGADAPLTLRGRERIAGLFEGFELVDPGLVWLPEWRPEQADLIDFRDGPQSSLALCGIGRKD, from the coding sequence ATCCCGACGTGCTGCGGGCGCTCGACTTCGACCGGCCCGTGGGCCTGCTGCTGTCGTCGGTCATGCACTACGTCGAGGACTGCGACGGGCCCGAGGAGATCGTCGCGACGCTGCGCGACGCGCTGGCCCCCGGCAGCTACCTGGTCCTGTCCCCACGGCACCAGCGACGCCAGGGCGGAGGTCGTCGAGCGGGCCACCGAGGTCTACCGCGGCGCCGACGCGCCGCTCACGCTGCGCGGCCGGGAGCGGATCGCCGGGCTGTTCGAGGGCTTCGAGCTGGTGGACCCCGGCCTGGTCTGGCTGCCCGAGTGGCGGCCCGAGCAGGCCGACCTGATCGACTTCCGCGACGGCCCGCAGTCGTCGCTGGCCCTGTGCGGCATAGGCAGGAAGGACTGA
- a CDS encoding TIGR03619 family F420-dependent LLM class oxidoreductase — protein sequence MEIGLAVPQYGGFARLSSVLRVAREAESMGLHSLWAGDRLLTPLAPKDRYPAGDGRIPEAHRVFLDPFAVLSVAASATSTVRLGTSALNACWYAPPVLARSLTTIDHLSGGRLDAGLGLGWSSDEYAAAGVPWQGRARRYEATLDALEAIWTTDPVSFEHELWTIAPSHIEPKPARRPPLYLAGFSEPALRRIGRRGDGWLTAALPIPVLSSMWQTVCRTAEQAGRDPAGLRMVLRSNPLVIDGGTPPRSGTVAEISAYLATAAQAGVHEVILDLQHTATSDEHLLDLAAAFQSELAALRGPT from the coding sequence ATGGAGATCGGGCTGGCGGTGCCGCAGTACGGCGGGTTCGCGCGGCTGTCGAGCGTGCTGCGGGTGGCGCGCGAGGCCGAGTCGATGGGCCTGCACAGCCTGTGGGCCGGCGACCGGCTGCTGACGCCGCTCGCGCCTAAGGACCGCTACCCGGCGGGCGACGGGCGCATCCCCGAGGCGCACCGGGTGTTCCTCGACCCGTTCGCGGTGCTGTCGGTGGCCGCGTCGGCGACCTCCACCGTACGGCTGGGCACCAGCGCCCTCAACGCCTGCTGGTACGCCCCGCCCGTCCTGGCCCGATCGCTCACCACGATCGACCACCTCAGCGGCGGGCGGCTCGACGCCGGGCTCGGGCTGGGCTGGTCCTCCGACGAGTACGCCGCCGCGGGCGTGCCGTGGCAGGGCCGGGCCAGGCGCTACGAGGCCACGCTCGACGCCCTGGAGGCGATCTGGACCACCGACCCGGTGTCGTTCGAGCACGAGCTGTGGACGATCGCGCCCAGCCACATCGAGCCCAAGCCGGCCCGGCGCCCGCCGCTCTACCTGGCGGGCTTCTCCGAGCCGGCCCTGCGCCGCATCGGGCGCAGGGGCGACGGCTGGCTGACGGCCGCGCTGCCGATCCCCGTCCTCAGCTCGATGTGGCAGACCGTGTGCCGCACCGCGGAGCAGGCCGGCCGCGACCCCGCCGGCCTGCGCATGGTGCTGCGCTCCAACCCGTTGGTCATCGACGGCGGCACGCCGCCCAGGAGCGGCACCGTCGCCGAGATCTCCGCCTACCTGGCCACCGCGGCGCAGGCCGGGGTGCACGAGGTCATCCTGGATCTGCAGCACACCGCGACGAGCGACGAGCACCTGCTCGACCTGGCGGCGGCCTTCCAGTCCGAGCTGGCGGCGCTGCGCGGGCCTACTTGA